Genomic window (Lewinellaceae bacterium):
GCCGCCGGAAAATAGAGGCGGAAATGGAAAAGTACGATCAGTTGGTTTGCAAATCCTGGCTGAAAAGCCAACTGGAGAGCCTTCCGGAATAGCGCAGCTCTGCAAGGTGCTGTTAAAGCACGGCTTTAGGCACGACGAAAGAATAAACTGTCCATTCTGGCTTGTCCTTTTTGCGCCATGCTGCGTTGCTCCCCGACCCTTCGGGTGCGGGGCAGGCTATCACTCAGGTAGCTTTGGCTATCCTCATTCTTCGCGCCTTGCCTGGCACAAAAATTACTGCCCCATAATTGAACACTTTATTCTTTCCTCGTGCCTTAAGTGACGATCAGTTCTTCAATGACGATCATCAGCAGTTCTAACCAGGTCATGATGTCTCGGTTTTGAGTGAAAAAATAAGGTTGCCGAAAGGCGGATAAGGCATCAGGGCGGGGCCCCTCGGTGACGGTTATCCACCGTGCCATCAGGGCATAGCGAGAGCAGCCTTTGCGCGTGCGCAAAGGGTGGGGGTTCCGCAATCAGGGGATCGGTTAAAGCCGGATCAGCCTTGGATTACAGTGCGTTTTCCCGATAGGTTTGCTTGACCAATGATGGCGATGCAAAGGTGGGAGAAAAAGAAAACCGAATCAACCAAGTAATTGATTTAGAGTTATTTACGAAAATTTCGTAAAATTTTCAAAAATTCATAAACCGGAGGGAAAGGCTCAGAGCGGGATGGAAACGGCGCCTTTGGCCAGGTGCTGGAAAGATTGCCAGTACTGTTTGTACAGGCCGGGGCTGGCGGATTTGGAGACGCTGATGACCGGGCAATTGGCCCGGCGGACGCCGTAGAGGTAAGGGGAGGCCATGAGCTTGCCGTGGCGGCTGCCGCCGTCGACGATGAGAAAATGGCCGTAGGGGAAGTGCTTGTAACGGAATACTTCAAACTTTCCGGGATAGCCGGCTGCTTTGAACTCGCTGTTGATGTGCTTCAGGCGTTCAATGACCCGCTGGATCTCTTCAATCGACCGGGCCTCGTCGGGTAGTACCCGGGCGCGGTCGTCAAAATACAGGCGGGCGGCGTTGCTCTCCGGATCCAGCAGGTAGAGCTTGAGGGCAACGCCTTTGGCCAGCAGTTCTTCGATGTGGGCGCGAAACTCCTGCTCGTTCCGGGAGAGAAAATAATCGGTGAAGGCGTGCAGGCGCAGGCCAAACTCGACGACTTCCCGCTGCGCAGCCTTGAGAAATTCCACCTTTTGCTGAATGCTCAGCCGCCCTTCAGGATAAAAAACAAAAGGGGCTTCTTTGCTATTTTCTGATACGGGAATAACTTCAGCCTGCCAATCTGCCGGGCGCGAGGCCATGTCAAAACACAACCCTTTTTCATCAAAAGCATAACCGAGTTCGGATTGGGCGATGTGGAGCATGGCCTGGCCGGCTTTGCGCAGGGCTTTGGCGCCTGCCCCTTTGCCATTGAGGATGTTGCTCAGCGAAGAAGCGGAAACCTCCTGCCCGAGGGCAGCCATCTTATGGCGTATCTGCGCCTGGGAGTAGGCTTTTTCCTGTTCCAACAGGTGAAAGCCCTGCACCACAATCTTTTCGAGAACCTCTTTTCGGGAGACATCCATGCTTACTCCTGTTCAATTTGGCGGATGAGCTGCAAAAGGGCCATGGTTATCTTATTGCTCTGGACCGTTGCGTCATTGCTGGAGATGATGCCCATCCGTTCGTCTTTTTTGAGTTTCTGCCACTGCCTGCTGTACAGGTGAATCTCGTCGGACATATCCTCGTCCTTTTCGGCAGCCAGCGGCAGCAGCTTTTCAATTGCCTTTTCCACCCTGCCCCGGCTGATGAGCTTTCTGGTTTCTTCCAGTTCCTCCTTGCCGGCAGCGCCCCGTTGCGCTTCCTTTCCACTCGGGTAATTGTGGATAACATCTCCGAAATGGATGTTGCCGCCAGCCTCGATGTTGCTGCCCTGAACAATATTCTTGCTGTTGGATATGTCTATCTTTTTTTCGCTGTTCTTATCTTCCATTGTTTTGGGTTTGGCCGGCGAATGGCATTGCCTTTGATGCCGATGTAATGAAACAGGACATAAGATAAGGGCTTTTTTGCAATTTTTTCAAGTGAAGCAGCCCTTCAGTGGTTTTTTGTTGTGGTTTAATGGAAGCGCCGGATCAGTAAAAAAATTCTTTCCAGCCAGCTATCTGCATAAAAAAAGGAAGTAATTGCTGTACATTACCCTCCTAAACCAAACCGCTTGGCAAATTCCGGAAAGCTCAGCTCCGAACAGCTCTTGTTGGCCCTGCAATCCGGGGATACAAAAGTGCTGGAAAGCCTGTACGCGGACTACAGGGAAGGCTTTTTCCGCTGGGCCGGCCGCCGCTTTCAGGCGCCCCGGCAGGATTTCGAGGACGCCTGGCAGGAGGCGGTTTTCTCTTTTTACGAACAGGCAGCGTCCCGCAAACTGACGTCCCTGCAGTACAGTGCCCGCACCTGGTTGTTCGCCGTGGGATACCGGCGGCTGCTGAACTACCACCGCAAAACCAAAAGGATTTTCTGGAAAGACGAAATTGACGATGCGCTGGTGAAAGACCCCGTCTTCCAGGCCTTTCCGGAAGAGGAGCCGCAGGCGGAAGAAAGGGCGAGCCTGATGGCCGCTATGAAGGAGGTGTCGCCACAATGCGGGGAATTGCTGAAACAGCGGTTTTTCCTCGAAAAGAGCATCCCTGAGATGCAACAAGCCCTCAACTATCAATCTGCCAACGCTCTGAGCGTCTCGCTGTCGAGGTGCCTGAAAAGATTGAAGGAGATCATAACGGACAAACAAGGACTGCCCGTAAGCGAATAACCGAAGCCAAACCTTCGAGAACATGGAAGATAAGGATATAAGCCTGATCGAACGCTACTTCCGCAACGAACTGACTTCGGCGGAGCGGAAGGCCTTTGAACGGCGCCTCGCACAAGACGAGGCCTTCCGGCAGGAAGCCGAGTTGCACGGCAAAGCCCAGCAGGCCATCCGCCTGAAGGAGAAAGGCGAAGTGCTATCCAGGCTCTCGGAGCGGGGCAGATTGCTCGATGCGCAAAAAAATACGGCCGGCCGCTACCGGCCCTGGTGGCTGGGTGGGGGCTTTATCCTTCTGTTGGCGGCCTTTTTCTGGTTGCAATGGAATGGAGCGCCATCTCCCGAAACGCAAGCTCCGCCCGCAGTTTCACCCCAGGAGGGTACTCAACAAGCTGTTCCGCCCGACACGGCGCAGGTCATCCAACCCGCCGAAACGCCACAGGAAAAGGAAAAGGAACGACAGCCCCCAGTTGCCTCCGCCACGGAAAAACAGGAACTCCTTTTTGCCCAATACTTCCAACCTTACAAAGACGAGACGCTGGAACCGTCGGTGCGAGGGGATGAAGAACCGTCGGCATCGGATACCTTTCAGCAACTGTATTGGGAAGGCAAGTACCGGGAGGCGCTGGCGCAGTTTGAAAGCCTGCCCCCAGCGGCGAAAAGCAACGACAATTGGTTGTTCATCAAGGCGGAATGCCTGTTGGTTACTGGGAAGGCAGCAGCGGCGGCAACGCTGTTGGAAGCCATATTGGCTAAAGACCGCACCCGTTTCATGCCGGAAGCTTCCTGGCACCTGGCGCTGGCCTGGTTGAAAAGCGGCAGCCTGGAAAAGGCGAAAGGGCAGTTGGCCGCCGTCGCCGGCGATGC
Coding sequences:
- a CDS encoding sigma-70 family RNA polymerase sigma factor, which codes for MANSGKLSSEQLLLALQSGDTKVLESLYADYREGFFRWAGRRFQAPRQDFEDAWQEAVFSFYEQAASRKLTSLQYSARTWLFAVGYRRLLNYHRKTKRIFWKDEIDDALVKDPVFQAFPEEEPQAEERASLMAAMKEVSPQCGELLKQRFFLEKSIPEMQQALNYQSANALSVSLSRCLKRLKEIITDKQGLPVSE